The following are from one region of the Bacillus sp. (in: firmicutes) genome:
- a CDS encoding Asp23/Gls24 family envelope stress response protein, whose translation MSENQLIGMAEHSTSLGRVEIAPEVIEVIAGIAASEVDGVSSMRGNFATGVAEKLGRKSHGKGIKVELGEEGILIDVYVVMLFGVSIPDVAKRIQDNIRQALLNMTALDVSEINIHVVGVQFEQKAEEEDLAF comes from the coding sequence ATGTCTGAAAATCAATTAATTGGCATGGCAGAGCACTCAACAAGTCTTGGCAGGGTAGAAATTGCTCCCGAAGTGATTGAGGTTATTGCTGGAATTGCGGCATCAGAGGTCGATGGTGTTTCATCAATGCGCGGAAACTTTGCGACTGGTGTTGCCGAAAAACTTGGCAGAAAATCACATGGAAAAGGGATTAAAGTTGAGCTTGGAGAAGAAGGGATTTTGATTGATGTTTATGTCGTCATGCTTTTTGGAGTTTCCATTCCAGACGTGGCCAAAAGAATTCAAGATAACATTCGTCAAGCTTTACTGAATATGACTGCTCTTGATGTGAGCGAAATTAATATTCATGTTGTTGGTGTACAGTTCGAACAGAAAGCCGAAGAGGAAGACCTAGCATTTTAA